From Streptomyces zhihengii, the proteins below share one genomic window:
- a CDS encoding VIT1/CCC1 transporter family protein, with protein MRAAVLGANDGIVSTAGLVVGVAGATADRAALLTAGLAGLLAGSMSMAAGEYVSVSTQRDSEKAALAAERRELREQPEAELDELTELLTDRGLSPDVAREAAVQLTERDALRAHARVELGIDPDELTNPWHAAGASFLAFTVGALLPLLAIVLPPAGARLYVTVLSVLAALAVTGWWSARLGAAPPRPAILRNTGGGALAMAVTYAAGSLLGATGL; from the coding sequence CTGCGCGCCGCCGTCCTCGGGGCCAACGACGGCATCGTCTCCACGGCGGGCCTCGTCGTCGGCGTCGCCGGCGCGACGGCCGACCGGGCCGCCCTGCTCACCGCCGGCCTCGCCGGGCTGCTCGCGGGCTCCATGTCGATGGCGGCCGGTGAGTACGTGAGCGTCTCCACCCAGCGGGACTCCGAGAAGGCGGCGCTGGCGGCCGAGCGGCGCGAGCTGAGGGAGCAGCCGGAAGCCGAACTCGACGAGCTGACCGAGCTGCTGACCGACCGGGGGCTGTCGCCGGACGTGGCCAGGGAGGCCGCCGTCCAGCTCACCGAACGCGACGCGCTGCGCGCCCACGCCCGGGTGGAGCTCGGAATCGACCCGGACGAGCTCACCAACCCCTGGCACGCGGCGGGCGCCAGCTTCCTCGCCTTCACCGTCGGCGCGCTGCTCCCGCTGCTGGCCATCGTGCTCCCGCCGGCCGGCGCGCGGCTGTACGTGACCGTGCTGTCGGTGCTCGCCGCGCTCGCCGTCACCGGCTGGTGGAGCGCCCGCCTCGGCGCGGCGCCGCCCCGCCCCGCGATCCTGCGCAACACCGGCGGCGGCGCCCTCGCGATGGCGGTGACGTACGCGGCGGGGAGCCTGCTGGGGGCGACGGGGCTCTGA
- a CDS encoding zinc-dependent alcohol dehydrogenase family protein, with product MRATVIHAPHDIRVEEVADPVVRQPADAVVRVLRACICGSDLWAYRGESARQPGQRIGHEFLGVVEATGADVTAFAPGDLVVAPFVWSDGTCDYCAEGLHTSCPQGGFWGSVGSDGGQGEAVRVPFADGTLVKLPADAASDDRLLTALLALSDVLGTGHHAAVGAGVTRGSTVAVVGDGAVGLCGVLAARRLGAERIIALGRHTARTDIARLFGATDVVAARGEEAVAAVRELTGGHGARAVIEAVGTEQSMRTAVGITRDGGAIGYVGVPHGSGTGLDLSVMFDRNIALRGGVAPVRAYIPELLPDVLDGTVDPSPVFDLAVPLDGVPGGYRAMDERTALKVLVTP from the coding sequence ATGCGCGCCACCGTCATCCACGCCCCGCACGACATACGCGTGGAGGAGGTGGCCGACCCGGTCGTCCGGCAGCCGGCCGACGCCGTGGTGCGCGTGCTGCGGGCCTGCATCTGCGGCAGCGACCTGTGGGCCTACCGCGGCGAGTCGGCACGGCAGCCCGGCCAGCGCATCGGACACGAGTTCCTCGGCGTCGTCGAGGCGACCGGCGCGGACGTGACCGCCTTCGCGCCCGGCGACCTCGTCGTCGCCCCGTTCGTCTGGTCCGACGGCACCTGCGACTACTGCGCCGAAGGGCTCCACACCTCCTGCCCGCAGGGCGGCTTCTGGGGGTCGGTGGGCTCCGACGGCGGCCAGGGCGAGGCGGTCAGGGTGCCCTTCGCCGACGGCACCCTGGTCAAGCTGCCCGCGGACGCCGCGTCCGACGACCGGCTGCTGACCGCGCTGCTCGCCCTCTCCGACGTGCTGGGCACCGGCCACCACGCCGCCGTGGGCGCCGGGGTCACCCGCGGCTCGACGGTCGCCGTCGTCGGCGACGGCGCCGTGGGCCTGTGCGGGGTGCTCGCCGCCAGGCGCCTGGGCGCCGAGCGGATCATCGCGCTCGGCCGCCACACGGCGCGCACCGACATCGCCCGCCTCTTCGGCGCCACGGACGTCGTCGCCGCCCGGGGCGAGGAGGCCGTCGCCGCCGTGCGCGAACTGACCGGCGGCCACGGCGCCCGGGCGGTCATCGAGGCCGTCGGCACCGAGCAGTCGATGCGCACCGCCGTCGGCATCACCCGCGACGGCGGCGCGATCGGCTACGTCGGCGTCCCGCACGGCAGCGGGACCGGCCTCGACCTGTCCGTCATGTTCGACCGCAACATCGCGCTGCGCGGCGGCGTCGCGCCGGTGCGCGCGTACATCCCCGAACTGCTCCCGGACGTGCTCGACGGCACCGTCGACCCCTCGCCCGTCTTCGACCTGGCCGTCCCCCTCGACGGGGTGCCCGGCGGCTACCGGGCGATGGACGAGCGCACCGCCCTGAAGGTCCTCGTCACCCCCTGA
- a CDS encoding CoA transferase has translation MAHTSPGAPRDTAGPASGTAGAWAALGGAPALLERVTFTGAGALPSRLPVRELARSAVAVCSLAAAELAALRGGGGVPAVTVDDGAVTTAFLGDRLVRVGGVAPTTFAPLSRFWRTADGWVRTHANYPHHRARLLAALGLPKDTDAREDGGVAAVAAVLGGRRARDVEETVYAAGGLAVAVRTADEWAAHPQGAAVAGRPLLVTDRIGGEGPRRAPAGPGLPCAGLRVLDLTRVLAGPVASRTLALLGADVLRIDSPGLPESQDAHDDTGLGKRSALLDLARRDDRGVFEELLASADVVLTGYRPGALDRYALTPRELAARRPGLVVARLSAWGRHGPWAGRRGFDSLVQAASGIALEEGGGASPGALPTQALDHGSGYLLAAGVLRSLTEQHTAGGARLVEVALAQTAAWLTHGLDAGPAPAPEGYAEGRWLTERATPRGVLRHARPAVAYAGGPEDWAAPSGLLGADAPAWRARPGGTAPVRG, from the coding sequence ATGGCTCACACATCTCCCGGCGCGCCCCGGGACACCGCCGGTCCTGCGAGCGGCACCGCCGGGGCCTGGGCGGCCCTCGGCGGCGCCCCGGCCCTGCTGGAACGGGTGACGTTCACGGGAGCCGGCGCGCTGCCGTCCCGGCTGCCGGTGCGGGAGCTGGCGCGGTCCGCGGTGGCGGTCTGCTCGCTGGCCGCCGCCGAACTGGCCGCCCTGCGCGGCGGGGGCGGCGTCCCCGCCGTGACGGTCGACGACGGCGCGGTCACCACGGCCTTCCTCGGCGACCGGCTGGTGCGGGTCGGCGGCGTCGCGCCGACGACGTTCGCGCCGCTGTCCCGCTTCTGGCGGACGGCCGACGGCTGGGTGCGCACCCACGCCAACTATCCGCACCACCGGGCGCGGCTGCTGGCCGCGCTCGGCCTGCCGAAGGACACGGACGCCCGGGAGGACGGGGGTGTCGCCGCCGTCGCGGCGGTGCTCGGCGGGCGGCGCGCACGGGATGTCGAGGAGACCGTGTACGCCGCGGGCGGCCTGGCCGTCGCCGTGCGCACGGCCGACGAGTGGGCGGCCCACCCCCAGGGTGCGGCGGTGGCCGGGCGGCCGCTGCTGGTGACGGACCGGATCGGCGGCGAGGGCCCCCGGCGCGCCCCGGCCGGCCCCGGTCTGCCGTGCGCGGGGCTGCGGGTGCTCGACCTCACCCGGGTGCTGGCGGGGCCGGTGGCCTCGCGCACCCTGGCGCTGCTGGGGGCGGACGTGCTGCGGATCGACTCCCCCGGTCTGCCGGAGAGCCAGGACGCCCACGACGACACGGGCCTCGGCAAGCGGTCGGCCCTGCTGGACCTGGCCCGGCGCGACGACCGCGGCGTCTTCGAGGAGCTGCTCGCCTCGGCCGACGTGGTCCTGACCGGCTATCGCCCCGGCGCGCTGGACCGGTACGCCCTGACCCCGCGGGAGCTGGCGGCCCGGCGCCCCGGTCTGGTGGTCGCCCGGCTCTCGGCCTGGGGGCGGCACGGGCCCTGGGCCGGCCGCCGCGGCTTCGACAGCCTGGTGCAGGCGGCGTCGGGCATCGCGCTGGAGGAGGGCGGCGGCGCGTCCCCCGGTGCGCTGCCGACCCAGGCGCTGGACCACGGATCCGGGTATCTGCTGGCCGCGGGCGTGCTGCGGTCGCTGACGGAGCAGCACACGGCGGGGGGCGCCCGGCTGGTGGAGGTCGCCCTCGCGCAGACGGCCGCCTGGCTCACCCACGGCCTGGACGCGGGGCCGGCCCCCGCCCCGGAGGGGTACGCGGAGGGCCGCTGGCTCACCGAGCGGGCCACGCCCCGCGGCGTGCTGCGCCACGCCCGCCCGGCCGTCGCCTACGCCGGCGGTCCCGAGGACTGGGCCGCGCCCTCGGGCCTGCTGGGCGCGGACGCGCCGGCCTGGCGCGCCCGGCCCGGCGGGACGGCGCCCGTCAGGGGGTGA
- a CDS encoding S8 family peptidase, giving the protein MAHLGSRRRRALALPAGLALTASLGFLPTGTASAAVTSDVPAAVSTDGPKLSYVVNVKGGHGNAKAVKKAIAAAGGTIVYAYDQIGVIVVHSQNPAFGQTIRQARGVESAGATRTAPISTAGDMAIDSERPLSAEEAKAAAADAVAGQDPLEPLQWDLPAIKADKAHQKSLGSKKVTVGVIDTGVDDTHPDLAPNFDRAASVSCVGGAPNTADGAWRPGPGESDHGTHVAGTVAAAKNGTGITGVAPGVKVSGIKVSQPDGFFYTEAVVCGFVWAAEHGVDVTNNSYYTDPWLYNCKKDPDQKALVEAVARATRYAEGKGTVNVAAAGNTARDLAADEITDTSSPNDSTPVERKINPRECLDIPGFLPGVVTVSALGAKDLKSSYSNYGLGVVDISAPGGDSTRYQTPDAPAVDGRILSTLPGGGYGYKAGTSMASPHVAGVVALIKSTHPYAPPALVKGLLYAQADDRPCTNPYDFNGDGTVDAVCEGTKRDNGFYGTGVADALDAVRW; this is encoded by the coding sequence ATGGCTCATCTGGGATCCAGACGACGGCGTGCGCTCGCGCTGCCCGCCGGTCTGGCGCTCACGGCTTCGCTGGGATTCCTGCCGACGGGTACGGCGTCGGCGGCTGTCACCAGTGATGTCCCGGCCGCGGTGTCGACGGACGGCCCCAAGCTGTCCTACGTGGTCAACGTCAAGGGCGGGCACGGCAACGCCAAGGCGGTCAAGAAGGCGATAGCCGCGGCCGGCGGCACGATCGTGTACGCGTACGACCAGATAGGCGTCATCGTCGTCCACTCGCAGAACCCTGCGTTCGGGCAGACGATCCGTCAGGCGCGCGGCGTCGAATCGGCCGGTGCCACGCGCACCGCCCCCATCTCGACGGCCGGCGACATGGCCATCGACTCGGAGCGTCCGCTGAGCGCCGAGGAGGCGAAGGCCGCGGCGGCCGACGCCGTCGCGGGCCAGGACCCGCTCGAGCCGCTCCAGTGGGACCTGCCCGCCATCAAGGCGGACAAGGCCCACCAGAAGTCGCTCGGCAGCAAGAAGGTCACGGTCGGTGTCATCGACACCGGTGTCGACGACACCCACCCGGACCTGGCGCCCAACTTCGACCGCGCGGCCTCGGTGAGCTGCGTGGGCGGCGCGCCGAACACGGCCGACGGCGCCTGGCGCCCGGGCCCCGGCGAGTCGGACCACGGCACCCATGTCGCGGGCACCGTCGCCGCCGCCAAGAACGGCACCGGCATCACGGGTGTCGCGCCCGGTGTGAAGGTGTCGGGCATCAAGGTCTCGCAGCCGGACGGGTTCTTCTACACGGAGGCCGTCGTCTGCGGCTTCGTGTGGGCGGCCGAGCACGGCGTCGACGTGACCAACAACAGCTACTACACGGACCCGTGGCTGTACAACTGCAAGAAGGACCCCGACCAGAAGGCCCTGGTCGAGGCCGTCGCCCGCGCCACCCGCTACGCGGAGGGCAAGGGCACCGTGAACGTCGCGGCGGCCGGCAACACCGCCCGTGACCTGGCGGCGGACGAGATCACCGACACGTCCAGCCCGAACGACAGCACGCCGGTCGAGCGGAAGATCAACCCGCGCGAGTGCCTCGACATCCCGGGCTTCCTGCCGGGCGTCGTGACGGTCTCCGCGCTGGGCGCGAAGGACCTGAAGTCCTCGTACTCCAACTACGGCCTCGGCGTCGTCGACATCTCCGCCCCCGGCGGCGACTCGACCCGCTACCAGACGCCGGACGCGCCCGCCGTCGACGGCCGCATCCTGTCCACGCTCCCGGGCGGCGGCTACGGCTACAAGGCCGGTACCTCGATGGCCTCCCCGCACGTCGCGGGTGTCGTCGCGCTGATCAAGTCGACCCACCCCTACGCGCCCCCGGCGCTGGTGAAGGGTCTGCTGTACGCCCAGGCCGACGACAGGCCGTGCACCAACCCGTACGACTTCAACGGCGACGGCACCGTCGACGCCGTGTGCGAGGGCACGAAGCGTGACAACGGCTTCTACGGCACGGGCGTCGCCGACGCCCTGGACGCCGTGCGCTGGTAG
- a CDS encoding DUF485 domain-containing protein — MTTDAPPPPGGSDTSPAQPTTEQFVQVQESPEFGELRSTYRSFAFPLTVAFITWYLLYVLLSNYAGGFMGTKLFGNINVALVLGLAQFLTTFLIAWFYSRHAAAKLDPKADAIKSRMEADV; from the coding sequence GTGACCACCGATGCACCGCCGCCCCCCGGCGGCTCGGACACCAGCCCGGCCCAGCCCACGACGGAGCAGTTCGTCCAGGTGCAGGAGAGTCCGGAATTCGGCGAACTGCGCAGTACGTACCGTTCCTTCGCCTTTCCGCTGACCGTCGCCTTCATCACCTGGTACCTGCTCTACGTCCTGCTCTCGAACTACGCGGGCGGCTTCATGGGCACCAAGCTCTTCGGCAACATCAACGTCGCCCTCGTGCTGGGCCTCGCCCAGTTCCTCACCACGTTCCTCATCGCCTGGTTCTACTCGCGGCACGCGGCCGCGAAGCTCGACCCGAAGGCGGACGCCATCAAGTCCCGTATGGAGGCCGACGTATGA
- a CDS encoding solute symporter family protein encodes MSPALHLAAENATTEHRPLIITLFAAFVVATLFITVWAGRQTKDASDFYAGGRQFTGFQNGLAISGDYMSAASFLGIAGAIALFGYDGFLYSIGFLVAWLVALLLVAEPLRNSGRYTMGDVLAYRMRQRPVRTAAGTSTIVVSIFYLLAQMAGAGVLVSLLLGITSDAGKVAIVALVGLLMIVYVTIGGMKGTTWVQMVKAVLLIAGTLLITFMVLWKFNFNISDLLGKAAENSKHGAAFLEPGLKYGATETSKLDFISLGIALVLGTAGLPHILIRFYTVPTAKAARKSVNWAIGIIGAFYLMTIALGFGAAAIVGPETITESNKAGNTAAPLLALHIGGTDSAWGAILLAVISAVAFATILAVVAGLTLASSSSFAHDIYANVIRRGQATDKEEVRAARWATVFIGIVSIGLGALARDLNVAGLVALAFAVAASANLPTILYSLFWKRFTTQGALWSIYGGLATSVLLVLFSPVVSGKASSMFPDVDFAWFPLENPGLISIPVGFLLGWLGSLLSKEEPDKGKYAELEVKSLTGVGAH; translated from the coding sequence ATGAGCCCCGCCCTGCACCTCGCGGCGGAGAACGCCACCACCGAGCACCGGCCGCTGATCATCACCCTGTTCGCCGCCTTCGTCGTGGCGACCCTCTTCATCACCGTGTGGGCCGGACGCCAGACCAAGGACGCGTCCGACTTCTACGCGGGCGGCCGCCAGTTCACCGGCTTCCAGAACGGCCTCGCCATCTCCGGCGACTACATGTCCGCCGCGTCCTTCCTCGGCATCGCCGGCGCCATCGCCCTCTTCGGCTACGACGGCTTCCTCTACTCCATCGGCTTCCTGGTCGCCTGGCTGGTGGCCCTGCTCCTGGTCGCCGAACCGCTGCGCAACTCGGGCCGCTACACGATGGGCGACGTGCTCGCCTACCGGATGCGCCAGCGGCCCGTCCGCACCGCCGCCGGCACCTCCACCATCGTCGTCTCGATCTTCTACCTGCTCGCGCAGATGGCGGGCGCGGGCGTCCTCGTCTCGCTGCTGCTCGGCATCACCAGCGACGCCGGAAAGGTCGCGATCGTCGCCCTGGTCGGCCTGCTGATGATCGTCTACGTCACCATCGGCGGCATGAAGGGCACCACCTGGGTCCAGATGGTCAAGGCCGTCCTGCTCATCGCGGGCACCCTGCTCATCACCTTCATGGTGCTGTGGAAGTTCAACTTCAACATCTCCGACCTGCTCGGCAAGGCCGCCGAGAACAGCAAGCACGGCGCGGCGTTCCTGGAGCCCGGGCTGAAGTACGGCGCCACCGAGACCTCGAAGCTGGACTTCATCTCGCTGGGCATCGCCCTGGTGCTCGGCACCGCCGGCCTGCCGCACATCCTGATCCGCTTCTACACCGTCCCCACCGCCAAGGCCGCCCGCAAGTCCGTGAACTGGGCCATCGGCATCATCGGCGCCTTCTACCTGATGACCATCGCGCTCGGCTTCGGCGCCGCCGCGATCGTCGGGCCGGAGACGATCACCGAGTCCAACAAGGCGGGCAACACGGCCGCGCCGCTGCTCGCCCTGCACATCGGCGGCACCGACTCGGCCTGGGGCGCGATCCTGCTCGCGGTGATCTCCGCCGTCGCCTTCGCGACCATCCTCGCCGTGGTGGCCGGCCTCACCCTGGCCTCCTCCTCGTCCTTCGCGCACGACATCTACGCCAACGTCATCCGCAGGGGACAGGCCACCGACAAGGAGGAGGTCCGCGCGGCCCGCTGGGCGACCGTCTTCATCGGCATCGTCTCCATCGGGCTCGGCGCCCTCGCCCGCGACCTGAACGTCGCCGGCCTGGTGGCCCTCGCCTTCGCCGTCGCGGCCTCCGCGAACCTGCCGACGATCCTCTACAGCCTCTTCTGGAAGCGGTTCACCACCCAGGGCGCCCTGTGGTCGATCTACGGCGGCCTCGCGACCTCCGTGCTGCTGGTCCTCTTCTCCCCGGTGGTCTCCGGCAAGGCCAGCTCGATGTTCCCGGACGTCGACTTCGCCTGGTTCCCGCTGGAGAACCCGGGCCTCATCTCCATCCCGGTCGGCTTCCTGCTCGGCTGGCTCGGCTCCCTGCTCTCCAAGGAGGAGCCGGACAAGGGCAAGTACGCGGAGCTGGAGGTGAAGTCCCTGACCGGCGTGGGGGCCCACTGA
- the moaA gene encoding GTP 3',8-cyclase MoaA, with amino-acid sequence MLIDTYGRVATDLRVSLTDRCNLRCTYCMPEEGLQWLGKSDLLTDDEIVRLIRLAVTGLGVEEVRFTGGEPLLRPGLVGIVERVAALEPRPRMSLTTNGIGLGRTAAALKEAGLDRVNVSLDTLRPDVFKTLTRRDRHHDVLAGLEAARAAGLTPVKVNAVLMPGLNDDEAPELLAWAVEHDYELRFIEQMPLDAQHGWKRDGMITAGDILASLRTRFTLTPEGDGARGSAPAERWLVDGGPQRVGVIASVTRPFCRACDRTRLTADGQVRNCLFATEETDLRTALRSDAPDEEIARIWKQAMWGKKAGSGLDDPSFLQPERPMSAIGG; translated from the coding sequence GTGCTCATCGACACCTATGGCCGGGTGGCCACCGACCTGCGCGTCTCCCTGACGGACCGCTGCAACCTGCGGTGCACGTACTGCATGCCCGAAGAGGGCCTGCAATGGCTGGGGAAGAGCGATCTGCTCACCGACGACGAGATCGTGCGGCTGATCCGCCTCGCCGTCACCGGCCTCGGCGTCGAGGAGGTGCGCTTCACCGGCGGCGAGCCCCTGCTGCGCCCCGGACTCGTCGGCATCGTCGAGCGGGTCGCCGCGCTGGAGCCGCGCCCCCGGATGTCGCTCACCACCAACGGCATCGGCCTCGGCCGCACCGCCGCCGCCCTGAAGGAAGCCGGTCTCGACCGGGTCAACGTCTCCCTCGACACCCTGCGGCCCGACGTCTTCAAGACCCTCACCCGGCGCGACCGCCACCACGACGTCCTCGCCGGCCTCGAAGCGGCCCGCGCCGCCGGCCTCACCCCGGTCAAGGTCAACGCCGTCCTGATGCCCGGCCTCAACGACGACGAGGCCCCCGAGCTGCTGGCCTGGGCCGTCGAGCACGACTACGAGCTGCGCTTCATCGAGCAGATGCCGCTGGACGCCCAGCACGGCTGGAAGCGCGACGGGATGATCACCGCGGGTGACATCCTGGCCTCCCTGCGCACCCGCTTCACCCTGACCCCCGAGGGCGACGGGGCCCGCGGATCCGCACCCGCCGAGCGCTGGCTCGTCGACGGGGGACCGCAGCGCGTCGGGGTCATCGCCTCGGTGACCCGCCCCTTCTGCCGCGCCTGCGACCGCACCCGGCTCACCGCCGACGGGCAGGTGCGCAACTGCCTCTTCGCCACCGAGGAGACCGATCTGCGGACGGCGCTGCGCTCGGACGCCCCCGACGAGGAGATCGCCCGGATCTGGAAGCAGGCCATGTGGGGAAAGAAGGCCGGATCCGGACTGGACGATCCGTCCTTCCTTCAGCCCGAGCGGCCGATGTCAGCCATCGGCGGCTGA
- a CDS encoding DUF3099 domain-containing protein, translating into MHRRGEPEVFRITGARQGLADDVRGRQRRYVISMSVRTVSVVLAAVLWDVERHVAVVALALGVLLPYVAVVIANAGRENAPSLPSAYLPGPAHPAAAALPAAGRPETGQSENLKKSSDQS; encoded by the coding sequence ATGCACAGACGGGGTGAGCCGGAGGTCTTCCGGATCACGGGCGCGCGCCAGGGCCTCGCCGACGACGTGCGCGGCAGGCAGCGGCGCTACGTGATCTCGATGTCGGTGCGGACGGTGTCGGTCGTGCTGGCCGCGGTGCTGTGGGACGTCGAACGCCATGTGGCCGTGGTGGCCCTGGCGCTGGGCGTGCTGCTGCCGTATGTCGCGGTCGTCATCGCCAACGCGGGCCGGGAGAACGCGCCGTCGCTGCCCTCGGCGTATCTGCCGGGGCCCGCGCACCCCGCGGCCGCGGCGCTCCCCGCCGCCGGACGCCCGGAAACCGGACAGTCCGAGAACCTCAAGAAAAGCTCAGATCAATCATGA